One window of Methanobacterium alkalithermotolerans genomic DNA carries:
- the fwdF gene encoding tungsten-dependent formylmethanofuran dehydrogenase subunit FwdF has protein sequence MPKIERKGKETRCLEHRNSKCLGCGICVDICPTNALRTGPLLPIARGILQGDLVAIDNNKCCLCGLCASACPFDALKFTIDGENSRNMDMYPKWNHSSEIDEETCIYCGKCSTACPRDAIFMNRTLPDRKELVSGETEVNQDKCIFCGMCEESCPADAINIEKINPDSSNPSIGTSTKINESKCIYCSICRRICPQDAIKIVCTTCMYSDEIPDPQISGNIVMDEEKCINCSWCQEICPVEAAHITKPFSGEIFFEEEFECKGDSCHACADVCSCNAISMVDNHSYINPQFCVLCGACSRVCPQKGISIKRKDLNLTNVRSKAWNARFSSLKS, from the coding sequence ATGCCTAAAATTGAAAGAAAAGGTAAAGAAACCCGTTGCCTGGAGCATCGAAATTCAAAGTGTTTAGGATGCGGGATATGTGTAGATATATGTCCTACCAATGCTCTGAGAACAGGTCCCTTGTTGCCTATTGCCCGGGGAATTTTGCAAGGAGATTTAGTGGCCATTGATAATAACAAATGTTGTTTATGTGGATTATGTGCTTCTGCTTGCCCTTTTGATGCATTAAAATTTACTATTGATGGTGAAAACAGTCGTAACATGGATATGTATCCTAAATGGAACCATAGCTCTGAAATTGATGAAGAAACATGCATTTATTGTGGAAAATGCAGTACAGCATGTCCTAGAGACGCTATTTTTATGAATAGGACTTTACCTGATAGAAAAGAATTGGTTAGTGGTGAGACAGAAGTAAACCAGGATAAATGTATTTTCTGTGGCATGTGTGAAGAATCCTGCCCGGCAGATGCCATAAATATTGAAAAAATTAATCCCGACTCAAGTAACCCATCTATTGGTACTTCCACAAAGATAAACGAATCTAAGTGCATTTATTGCAGTATATGCCGAAGGATATGTCCTCAAGATGCCATAAAAATTGTTTGCACCACTTGCATGTATTCCGATGAAATTCCTGATCCCCAAATATCGGGTAACATCGTAATGGATGAAGAAAAATGTATAAATTGTAGCTGGTGTCAGGAAATTTGTCCAGTAGAAGCTGCACATATTACCAAGCCTTTTTCTGGAGAAATATTTTTTGAAGAAGAATTTGAATGTAAAGGAGATTCATGCCATGCCTGCGCAGATGTTTGTTCCTGTAATGCAATTAGTATGGTAGATAATCATTCTTATATCAATCCTCAGTTTTGTGTTTTATGTGGGGCTTGTAGCCGAGTTTGTCCACAAAAAGGAATATCTATTAAACGAAAGGATTTAAATCTAACAAATGTACGTTCCAAGGCATGGAATGCCCGTTTTAGTAGTCTTAAATCCTGA
- a CDS encoding DUF2097 domain-containing protein produces MITLKKKENVSATCDEICHYIKDEVKSGDEVRLSIGRVYIPGTVINNNEGVIQIKIDSEIIKGLTTIDVNKLKKDLIELEHECADSICILEAKDD; encoded by the coding sequence GTGATAACTTTGAAAAAAAAGGAAAATGTTAGTGCTACTTGTGATGAAATTTGCCATTATATTAAAGATGAAGTCAAATCAGGAGATGAAGTACGGTTATCCATTGGAAGAGTATATATTCCTGGGACCGTTATTAACAACAATGAAGGTGTTATTCAGATAAAAATTGATAGTGAGATCATAAAAGGTTTAACCACCATAGATGTTAATAAACTTAAAAAAGATCTGATTGAATTGGAACATGAATGTGCCGACAGTATATGTATTTTAGAAGCTAAAGACGATTAA
- a CDS encoding 4Fe-4S binding protein, producing the protein MPVKIDQDKCGGISSCPGEGLCIKLCEKGALESDSNHIVLIEENCDDCDLCIQNCPNQAIVKD; encoded by the coding sequence TTGCCAGTCAAAATTGATCAAGATAAATGTGGTGGAATTAGTTCCTGCCCTGGAGAAGGTTTATGTATAAAATTATGTGAAAAAGGTGCCTTAGAAAGTGATAGCAACCATATAGTTCTTATTGAAGAAAATTGTGATGATTGCGATCTATGTATTCAAAATTGTCCCAATCAAGCAATAGTTAAGGACTGA